The proteins below are encoded in one region of Pseudoduganella armeniaca:
- a CDS encoding alpha/beta hydrolase, with the protein MLGDTKAYEPSIRALAHGAHAIVVSVDYRQAPEHRFPAAADDAFAAWRWVVGHAQELNGDPARVAVAGESAGGNLAAVVALMARDRKVQAPLHQVLIYPVVGDDISTPSYQRNANARPLDKATMQWFLQQYTAGPEARENPYALPLKAATLKGLAPATVVAAEIDPLASEAKTYAERLQADGVPVHYREFDGVTHEFFGMQAALPKAEDAQKFVIEDLLKAFNTQTGALARH; encoded by the coding sequence GTGCTGGGCGACACCAAGGCCTACGAGCCGTCGATCCGGGCGCTGGCCCATGGAGCGCACGCGATCGTCGTCTCGGTGGACTATCGCCAGGCGCCGGAACACCGGTTCCCCGCCGCGGCCGACGACGCCTTTGCCGCCTGGCGCTGGGTTGTCGGCCATGCGCAGGAGCTGAACGGCGACCCGGCGCGCGTGGCCGTGGCGGGCGAGAGCGCGGGCGGCAATCTGGCCGCCGTCGTGGCGCTGATGGCGCGCGACCGCAAGGTGCAGGCACCGCTGCACCAGGTGCTGATCTACCCGGTCGTGGGCGACGACATCAGCACGCCGTCGTACCAGCGCAATGCCAACGCGCGGCCGCTGGACAAGGCGACGATGCAGTGGTTCCTGCAGCAATACACGGCGGGCCCGGAAGCACGCGAGAATCCGTACGCGCTGCCGCTGAAGGCCGCCACGCTCAAGGGACTGGCGCCGGCCACGGTGGTGGCGGCCGAGATCGACCCGCTGGCCAGCGAAGCGAAAACCTATGCCGAGCGGCTGCAGGCGGACGGCGTGCCGGTGCACTACCGCGAGTTCGACGGCGTCACCCACGAATTCTTCGGCATGCAGGCCGCGTTGCCGAAGGCGGAGGACGCGCAGAAGTTCGTCATCGAGGACCTGCTCAAGGCCTTCAATACGCAGACCGGCGCGTTGGCGCGGCACTGA
- a CDS encoding NAD(P)/FAD-dependent oxidoreductase — protein sequence MPRRCEVLVIGGGPGGLTAAIYLRRFRRDVIVADKGNSRLALIPVSHNYPGFPGGVPGHELLDRLHQQLTCYGGAVEDIDITALRKDGAVFVASHAGGEIHTPVVLLATGVADAGLPVENWHDAVAAGAVRLCPVCDGFDILDKKVAVVSQPHNRTGHALFMRTFSCDVTLFEREPRAPLSEQEAHSLREAGVRYISSPLKGVTLTDRMAPVLHTEDGEDYRFDVFYPMLGEKARSTLAADIGAACGECDKLIVDDHQRTTVPGLYAVGDVVIGLNQISVATGQAAIAATAIHNALPWQFRCQS from the coding sequence TTGCCGCGCCGCTGCGAGGTGCTCGTCATCGGCGGCGGCCCGGGCGGGCTGACGGCCGCGATCTACCTGCGCCGCTTCCGCCGCGACGTGATCGTGGCGGACAAGGGCAACAGCCGCCTGGCGCTGATCCCGGTCAGCCACAACTATCCCGGCTTTCCCGGCGGCGTGCCGGGCCACGAGCTGCTGGATCGGCTGCACCAGCAGCTGACCTGCTATGGCGGCGCCGTCGAGGACATCGACATCACGGCCTTGCGTAAGGATGGCGCCGTGTTCGTGGCCAGCCACGCGGGCGGCGAAATCCATACGCCCGTCGTGCTGCTGGCGACGGGCGTGGCGGACGCGGGGCTGCCGGTCGAGAACTGGCATGACGCGGTGGCCGCGGGTGCCGTGCGCCTGTGCCCGGTGTGCGACGGCTTCGACATCCTCGACAAGAAAGTGGCCGTGGTCTCGCAGCCGCACAACCGCACCGGCCACGCACTGTTCATGCGCACGTTTTCCTGCGACGTCACCCTGTTCGAACGTGAGCCGCGGGCACCGCTGTCGGAACAGGAGGCGCACAGCCTGCGCGAGGCGGGCGTGCGCTATATCTCCTCGCCCCTGAAAGGCGTGACCCTGACGGACCGCATGGCGCCGGTGCTGCACACCGAGGACGGGGAAGACTACCGCTTCGACGTGTTCTATCCGATGCTGGGCGAAAAGGCCCGCTCCACCTTGGCGGCCGATATCGGCGCCGCCTGCGGCGAGTGCGACAAGCTGATCGTCGACGACCACCAGCGCACCACGGTGCCGGGCCTGTACGCGGTGGGCGACGTCGTGATCGGGCTGAACCAGATCAGCGTCGCCACCGGCCAGGCTGCCATCGCCGCCACCGCCATCCACAATGCCTTGCCGTGGCAATTTCGCTGCCAGAGCTGA
- a CDS encoding four-helix bundle copper-binding protein — protein MESCLEACQACADACDRCAAACLREEDRKMMAACIAGDIDCAALCRTVAGFLARGSALASSLCAVCADACEACADECGKHTMQHCQDCAAACRRCAVECRRMASGAGVAQPGRGSHMAAH, from the coding sequence ATGGAAAGCTGTCTGGAAGCCTGCCAGGCCTGTGCCGATGCCTGCGACCGCTGCGCCGCCGCCTGCCTGCGCGAGGAGGATCGGAAAATGATGGCCGCCTGCATCGCCGGCGACATCGATTGCGCCGCGTTGTGCCGTACCGTGGCCGGCTTCCTGGCGCGCGGCAGCGCGCTGGCCAGCAGCCTGTGCGCCGTGTGCGCGGACGCCTGCGAGGCCTGCGCCGACGAATGCGGCAAGCACACCATGCAGCACTGCCAGGATTGCGCGGCCGCCTGCCGCCGCTGCGCCGTCGAATGCCGGCGCATGGCCAGCGGCGCCGGCGTGGCGCAGCCGGGGCGGGGCAGCCATATGGCGGCCCACTGA
- a CDS encoding Lrp/AsnC family transcriptional regulator — protein sequence MEELDQTDRRILRALRRDGRLSNTKLAEEVGLSTTPCWNRVRALEERGVIEGYTALLNQQALGLPDTVIIEVTLERHDDDMLVRFGEALAGLPEVMEAYLLTGEYDYLIKVAVAGTAGYEEFLRRKLYKLPGIRHSRSTFVLRCLKRAHSVEP from the coding sequence GTGGAAGAACTGGATCAAACAGACCGGCGCATCCTGCGCGCCTTGCGGCGCGACGGGCGCCTGTCGAACACGAAACTGGCAGAGGAAGTGGGCTTGTCCACGACGCCATGCTGGAACCGCGTGCGCGCGTTGGAGGAACGGGGCGTCATCGAAGGCTATACGGCCCTGTTGAACCAGCAGGCGCTTGGGCTGCCGGACACCGTCATCATCGAAGTGACGCTGGAGCGCCACGACGACGACATGCTGGTCAGATTCGGCGAGGCGCTGGCCGGGCTGCCGGAAGTGATGGAGGCCTACCTGCTGACCGGCGAATACGACTACCTGATCAAGGTGGCCGTGGCCGGCACTGCCGGCTATGAGGAATTCCTGCGCCGCAAGCTGTACAAGCTGCCCGGCATCCGCCACAGCCGCTCGACCTTCGTGCTGCGCTGCCTGAAGCGCGCCCACTCGGTCGAACCTTGA
- a CDS encoding glycosyltransferase, translating to MSTIIVFCHLRWDFVFQRPQHLLTRLAKHYKIVLVEEPIHHDGESFMRTREVAPNVTVCQPHTPVQQPGFHDDQIPLLQPMVAKLVPENEDPIVWFYTPMALPLLPQLHASVVVYDCMDELSAFKNPPRQLLQRETALLNIADLVFTGGPSLYEAKRTRHANAHCFSSSVDAQHFAHALDRADSHPDQAAIPHPRLGFYGVIDERLDTDLVAQVADANPDWHVVLVGPVVKIDPAQLPQRPNLHYLGQRSYDELPKFLAGWDVCLMPFALNEATKFISPTKVLEYMAAELPIVSTAIRDVEQPYSHVVAIGHTPEEFVAHCKAALAQTPDQTVQMVEKMRKVVANTSWENTASRMRALIDGTTPSRKYARLTTPEPVAETQAANVNPLRTPASNAPKVGSVMVGGGAAAAAYQVGDEAVPERKQMQASSVKPVIKLDV from the coding sequence ATGTCGACTATTATCGTGTTCTGTCACCTCCGTTGGGACTTCGTCTTCCAGCGTCCCCAGCACCTGCTGACCCGCCTGGCGAAACATTACAAGATCGTGCTTGTGGAAGAGCCCATCCATCACGATGGCGAGAGCTTCATGCGCACCCGCGAGGTGGCGCCGAACGTGACCGTATGCCAGCCGCACACGCCGGTGCAGCAACCCGGCTTCCACGACGACCAGATTCCGCTGCTGCAGCCGATGGTCGCCAAGCTGGTGCCGGAGAACGAGGACCCGATCGTCTGGTTCTATACGCCGATGGCCCTGCCGCTGCTGCCGCAGCTGCACGCTTCCGTCGTCGTGTACGACTGCATGGACGAACTGTCCGCCTTCAAGAATCCGCCGCGCCAGCTGCTGCAGCGCGAGACGGCCCTGCTGAACATCGCCGACCTGGTGTTTACTGGCGGTCCGAGCCTGTACGAAGCGAAGCGTACCCGGCATGCGAACGCGCACTGCTTCTCTTCTTCCGTCGATGCGCAGCATTTCGCCCATGCGCTGGACCGCGCCGACAGCCATCCGGACCAGGCCGCCATTCCGCATCCGCGCCTGGGCTTCTATGGCGTCATCGACGAGCGCCTGGACACCGACCTGGTGGCCCAGGTGGCCGATGCCAACCCTGACTGGCACGTGGTGCTGGTCGGCCCGGTCGTCAAGATCGACCCGGCGCAGCTGCCGCAGCGTCCCAACCTGCATTACCTGGGCCAGCGCAGCTACGACGAGCTGCCCAAGTTCCTGGCCGGCTGGGACGTGTGCCTGATGCCGTTCGCGCTGAACGAGGCAACCAAGTTCATCAGCCCGACCAAGGTGCTGGAGTACATGGCGGCCGAACTGCCGATCGTCTCGACCGCGATCCGCGACGTGGAGCAGCCATACAGCCACGTGGTCGCCATCGGCCACACGCCGGAGGAATTCGTCGCCCACTGCAAGGCCGCGCTGGCGCAGACGCCGGACCAGACCGTGCAGATGGTCGAGAAGATGCGCAAGGTGGTCGCCAATACGTCGTGGGAAAACACGGCCAGCCGCATGCGCGCACTGATCGATGGCACCACGCCGTCGCGTAAATACGCCCGGCTGACGACGCCGGAGCCGGTGGCGGAAACCCAGGCAGCGAACGTCAACCCGCTGCGCACGCCGGCTAGCAACGCACCGAAGGTCGGCAGTGTGATGGTGGGCGGTGGCGCCGCGGCGGCCGCATACCAGGTGGGCGACGAGGCGGTACCGGAGCGCAAGCAAATGCAGGCGTCGAGCGTGAAGCCGGTGATCAAGCTGGACGTTTAA
- a CDS encoding glycoside hydrolase family 2 protein gives MSDFEYPRPQLVRDNWQNLNGKWQFAYDDERRYCRPDDGIEWTHEINVPYAPETKLSGIHDMGFHYVVWYRLAFELERSGGRTILHFGAVDYQAKVWVNDRLVTTHEGGHTSFCVDITDALVEGTRQVIVLRAEDDPADLQKPRGKQDWQLEPHSIWYPRTTGIWQTVWVEQVPTTYIKQVRWTPHFDGFEIGCEILAAGARREGLSVEVKLWHGDHLLADDDYKLIGQEANRKIAISDPGIDDSRNDLLWSPEKPTLLDVELTLRCDGKVLETVRSYTALRSVAINRDRFMLNGRPYPLKLVLDQGYWPDSGITAPNDAALKRDVELAKAMGFNGVRKHQKIEDPRYLYWADKLGLLVWEEMPSAYSFSPRSMTRLIKEWQEAIERDYSHPCVIVWVPFNESWGVPNLTSMQAHRNAVEALYHMTRMMDSTRPVIGNDGWEASATDILGIHDYDSDPQRIKARYEVTDPARTLFDQRRPGGRILTLDGFPHRGQPIVLTEFGGIAFDTKAPDIDTWGYSRATTAESFYKHYTELLKVVNETQMFSGFCYTQFADTYQEANGLLNADRTPKIPLEQISAATRSVQLVVPPPPEPA, from the coding sequence TCGAGTGGACGCACGAGATCAACGTGCCGTACGCGCCCGAAACCAAGCTGTCCGGCATCCACGACATGGGCTTCCACTACGTGGTCTGGTACCGCCTGGCGTTCGAGCTGGAACGCAGCGGCGGCCGCACCATCCTGCACTTCGGCGCGGTCGACTACCAGGCCAAGGTGTGGGTCAACGACCGCCTGGTGACGACCCACGAAGGCGGCCACACCTCGTTCTGCGTGGACATCACGGACGCCCTGGTGGAAGGCACGCGCCAGGTCATCGTGCTGCGTGCCGAGGACGATCCGGCCGACCTGCAGAAGCCGCGCGGCAAGCAGGACTGGCAGCTCGAACCGCACTCCATCTGGTATCCGCGCACCACCGGGATCTGGCAGACCGTATGGGTCGAGCAGGTGCCGACCACGTACATCAAGCAGGTGCGCTGGACGCCCCACTTCGACGGCTTCGAGATCGGCTGCGAGATCCTGGCCGCCGGCGCGCGGCGCGAGGGCCTGTCGGTGGAAGTCAAGCTGTGGCATGGCGACCACCTGCTGGCCGACGACGACTACAAGCTGATCGGCCAGGAAGCGAACCGCAAGATCGCCATCTCCGACCCGGGCATCGACGACTCGCGCAACGACCTGTTGTGGAGCCCGGAAAAGCCGACCTTGCTCGATGTGGAACTCACCCTGCGGTGCGACGGCAAAGTGCTGGAAACGGTACGATCCTATACAGCGCTGCGTTCCGTGGCCATCAACCGTGACCGCTTCATGCTGAACGGCCGGCCGTATCCGCTCAAGCTGGTGCTGGACCAGGGTTACTGGCCTGACAGCGGCATCACGGCACCGAACGACGCGGCGCTGAAGCGCGACGTGGAACTGGCCAAGGCGATGGGCTTCAACGGCGTGCGCAAGCACCAGAAGATCGAGGACCCGCGCTACCTGTACTGGGCCGACAAGCTGGGCCTGCTGGTTTGGGAAGAAATGCCGTCGGCCTATTCGTTCAGCCCGCGTTCGATGACGCGCCTGATCAAGGAATGGCAGGAAGCGATCGAACGGGACTACAGCCATCCCTGCGTGATCGTGTGGGTGCCGTTCAACGAGTCGTGGGGCGTGCCGAACCTGACGTCGATGCAGGCCCACCGCAATGCGGTGGAAGCGCTGTACCACATGACGCGGATGATGGATTCAACGCGGCCGGTGATCGGCAACGACGGCTGGGAAGCGTCGGCGACGGACATCCTGGGCATCCACGACTACGACAGCGACCCGCAGCGCATCAAGGCGCGCTACGAAGTGACGGATCCGGCCCGCACGCTGTTCGACCAGCGGCGCCCTGGTGGCCGCATCCTGACGCTGGACGGCTTCCCGCACCGCGGCCAGCCGATCGTGCTGACGGAGTTCGGCGGCATCGCCTTCGATACCAAGGCGCCGGACATCGACACGTGGGGATATTCGCGCGCCACGACGGCCGAGAGCTTCTACAAGCACTACACGGAGCTCCTGAAAGTCGTCAACGAGACGCAGATGTTTTCCGGCTTCTGCTATACGCAGTTCGCCGATACGTACCAGGAAGCGAACGGGCTGCTGAACGCGGACCGGACGCCGAAGATCCCGCTGGAACAGATCAGCGCGGCCACGCGCAGCGTGCAGCTGGTCGTACCGCCTCCGCCGGAGCCAGCATAA